In Bos indicus isolate NIAB-ARS_2022 breed Sahiwal x Tharparkar chromosome 19, NIAB-ARS_B.indTharparkar_mat_pri_1.0, whole genome shotgun sequence, the following proteins share a genomic window:
- the UNK gene encoding RING finger protein unkempt homolog isoform X4 — protein MSKGPGPGGSAASSAPPAATAQVLQAQPEKPQHYTYLKEFRTEQCPLFVQHKCTQHRPYTCFHWHFVNQRRRRSIRRRDGTFNYSPDVYCTKYDEATGLCPEGDECPFLHRTTGDTERRYHLRYYKTGICIHETDAKGNCTKNGLHCAFAHGPHDLRSPVYDIRELQAMEALQNGQTTVEGSMEGQSAGAASHAMIEKILSEEPRWQETAYVLGNYKTEPCKKPPRLCRQGYACPYYHNSKDRRRSPRKHKYRSSPCPNVKHGDEWGDPGKCENGDSCQYCHTRTEQQFHPEIYKSTKCNDMQQSGSCPRGPFCAFAHVEQPPLSDDLQPSSAVSSPTQPGPVLYMPSAAGDSVPVSPSSPHAPDLSALLCRNSSLGSPSNLCGSPPGSIRKPSNLEGIVFPGESGLAPGSYKKAPGFEREDQVGAEYLKNLKCQAKLKPHSLEPRSQEQPLLQPKQDMLGILPVGSPLTSSISSSITSSLAATPPSPAGTSSVPGMNANALPFYPTSDTVESVIESALDDLDLNEFGVAALEKTFDNSTVSHPGSITMGGSLLQSSAPVNIPGSLGSSASFHSASPSPPVSLSSHFLQQPQGHLSQSENTFLGTSASHGSLGLNGMNSSIWEHFASGSFSPGTSPAFLSGPGAAELARLRQELDEANGTIKQWEESWKQAKQAASAFLPAPLPRHLPQLPAGPAAAVAPTGPQRRTLGQGRRVAGHRDKVLRVGPTGL, from the exons GTACCTGAAGGAGTTCCGCACTGAGCAGTGCCCGCTCTTTGTGCAGCACAAATGCACTCAGCACCGGCCCTACACCTGCTTCCACTGGCATTTTGTGAACCAGCGTCGCCGCCGGTCCATCCGCCGTCGGGACGGCACCTTCAACTACAGCCCTGACGTCTACTGCACCAAGTACGATGAGGCCACAGGCCTCTGCCCGGAGGGCGACGA GTGCCCGTTCCTGCACAGGACCACGGGGGACACGGAGCGCCGCTACCACCTCCGCTACTACAAGACCGGGATCTGCATCCATGAGACCGACGCCAAGGGCAACTGCACGAAAAACGGCCTGCACTGTGCTTTTGCTCACGGGCCCCATGACCTCCGCTCCCCTGTCTATGACATCAG GGAGCTCCAGGCGATGGAGGCCTTGCAGAATGGCCAGACCACAGTAGAGGGCAGCATGGAAGGCCAGTCGGCTGGGGCCGCGAGCCACGCCATGATAGAAAAAATCCTCAGTGAGGAGCCGCGGTGGCAAG AGACCGCTTACGTGCTGGGGAACTATAAGACGGAGCCGTGTAAGAAGCCCCCGCGGCTGTGCCGTCAGGGTTACGCCTGCCCCTACTACCACAACAGCAAGGACCGGCGGCGGAGCCCCCGGAAACACAAATACAG GTCGTCTCCATGTCCAAACGTAAAGCATGGGGACGAGTGGGGAGACCCTGGCAAGTGTGAGAACGGAGATTCTTGCCAGTACTGCCACACGCGCACGGAGCAGCAGTTCCACCCCGAG ATCTATAAATCCACCAAGTGCAACGACATGCAGCAGTCGGGCAGCTGTCCTCGAGGACCCTTCTGCGCCTTCGCCCACGTAGAAC AGCCCCCCCTCAGTGACGACCTGCAGCCttcctcagctgtgtccagcccCACCCAGCCAGGCCCCGTCTTGTACATGCCGTCTGCTGCAGGAGACTCGGTGCCCGTGAGCCCCTCCAGCCCGCACGCCCCTGACCTCAGCGCT CTCCTCTGTAGAAACAGCAGCCTTGGCAGCCCATCTAACCTCTGTGGCTCCCCACCGGGCTCTATCCGGAAGCCCTCCAATCTGGAAGGCATTGTCTTCCCTGGAGAGTCTGGTCTTGCCCCTGGCAGCTATAAGAAGGCTCCTGGCTTCGAGAGGGAAGACCAGGTGGGAGCTGAGTACCTGAAAAATTTGAAATGCCAG GCCAAGTTAAAACCCCACTCACTAGAGCCCAGGAGTCAAGAGCAGCCTCTGCTTCAGCCCAAACAG GACATGCTGGGCATCCTCCCCGTGGGCAGCCCCCTCACCTCAAGCATCTCTTCCAGCATCACCTCCAGCCTAGCAGCCACTCCCCCTAGCCCCGCTGGCACCAGCAGCGTCCCTGGCATGAATGCAAATGCTCTGCCCTTCTATCCCACCAGCGACACGGTAGAGTCGGTCATAG AGTCCGCGCTGGATGACCTTGACCTGAACGAGTTTGGGGTGGCTGCCCTAGAGAAGACCTTCGACAACAGCACGGTGTCCCACCCAGGCAGCATCACCATGG GCGGCAGTCTACTGCAGAGCTCCGCGCCTGTGAACATCCCCGGCTCCTTGGGCAGCTCTGCTTCCTTCCACTCCGCGTCCCCGTCCCCTCCCGTCAGCCTATCCTCGCATTTCCTGCAGCAGCCACAGGGCCACCTGAGCCAGTCAGAGAACACGTTTTTGGGGACCTCAGCATCCCATGGATCTTTGG GTCTGAATGGGATGAACAGCAGCATCTGGGAGCACTTTGCCTCTGGAAGCTTCTCCCCGGGCACTTCCCCTGCCTTCCTGTCAGGGCCGGGGGCTGCCGAGCTGGCCCGGCTTCGGCAGGAGCTGGACGAAGCCAACGGCACCATCAAGCAGTGGGAGGAGTCCTGGAAGCAGGCCAAGCAG GCAGCATcagccttcctccctgccccccttcCCAGACACCTGCCCCAGCTCCCAGCAGGCCCCGCGGCCGCGGTGGCCCCCACTGGCCCCCAGAGACGCACTCTCGGGCAGGGGAGAAGGGTAGCGGGCCATCGTGACAAGGTGCTGCGTGTTGGGCCCACAGGCTTGTGA